In Xiphias gladius isolate SHS-SW01 ecotype Sanya breed wild chromosome 6, ASM1685928v1, whole genome shotgun sequence, a single genomic region encodes these proteins:
- the bloc1s2 gene encoding biogenesis of lysosome-related organelles complex 1 subunit 2 yields MAATGDDATVMDSISRASGAHSSSANPSASSGSHAEVPEDAADSPGAAPKKPHTNSDGGVETAEEAVEPAEPDINELCTDMFEKMAIFLQGELTATCEDYRLLENMNKLTSLKYLEMKDISINISRNLQDLNNKYASLQPYLDQINQIEEQVSALEQAAYKLDAYSKKLEARFKKLEKR; encoded by the exons atggctgcaactgGAGACGACGCCACTGTCATGGACAGCATCTCCAGGGCATCGGGGGCCCATTCAAGTTCCGCGAACCCGTCCGCAAGCTCCGGCAGTCACGCAGAAGTCCCGGAGGATGCAGCGGACAGCCCGGGGGCCGCTCCCAAGAAGCCCCACACCAACA GTGATGGTGGTGTGGAGACAGCAGAGGAGGCTGTGGAGCCTGCAGAGCCAGACATCAATGAGTTGTGCACTGATATGTTTGAAAAGATGGCCATCTTCCTGCAAGGAGAACTCACAG CCACCTGTGAGGATTACCGTCTGTTGGAGAACATGAACAAGCTAACCAGTCTGAAGTACTTGGAAATGAAGGACATCAGCATCAATATCAGCCGTAACCTGCAGGATCTCAACAACAAGT ATGCTAGCCTACAGCCCTACTTGGACCAAATAAATCAGATTGAGGAGCAAGTGTCTGCGCTTGAACAAGCTGCTTACAAACTGGACGCATACTCCAAGAAGCTGG AGGCCAGATTCAAAAAACTGGAGAAGCGATGA